AGAAGATACACAAGCCGTTATATGATAGTCACTGCAATATATACTGGAATGAGAAAAGAAGAAATTCAAGCTCTTACCTGGAATGATATTGATTTTATTCATCATACCATTAATATTGATAAAGCATGGAGAGAAGTAAAAGGAAAAGACGAAACAGACGAACATTTTAATACACATCGCTTTAAACCCACCAAGAACGAATCATCTACACGTAAAATAAAAGTTAATGAAAAACTACTATTACTACTTAAACAATTGCGCAATAATTCATCAAGTAACCTTGTTTTTATGGATCAATTTAATACTATCCCTACTAGTACAGCATTAAATAAAACGCTTCGACAAATTATGAGTGATGCAAAATTATCAAAGAAGAATTTTCATTTCCATAGTTTACGTCATAGTCACGTTGCTTTACTGTTAAGCAACGGAATAGATATTTATGCAATTAGCAAAAGACTTGGACATAATGATATCACAACCACAATGAACACATACGCCTACTTGATTGATGAATATAAAAGTAAAACTGATGACAAAATCGTCCAGGTACTTAGTCAATTTTAAGCCTCTGTGGCGGAATTGGCAGACGCGCTGGACTCAAAATCCAGTTCCCGTTGAGGGAGTGTGGGTTCGACCCCCACCGGAGGCAGGTGGTATAGCCAAGTGGTAAGGCAGAGGTCTGCAAAACCTTTATCATCGGTTCAAATCCGATTACCACCTGCGGTATTGGTGAAGTTTGGTTAACACACCGGTTTGTGGGTCCGGCACGCGTGGGTTCGAATCCCACATACCGCCAGGGATATAGTTAAACGGTATAACTACGGTCTCCAAAACCGTCATTGTGGGTTCGATTCCTACTATCCCTGGGGGGAGTAGCGAAGTCTGGCTAAACGCGACGGTCTGTAAAACCGTTCCTTCGGGTTCGGTGGTTCGAATCCACTCTCCCCCAGGCTCGGTAGCTCAGTTGGTAGAGCAACGGATTGAAGCTCCGTGTGTCGGCGGTTCGATTCCGTCCCGCGCCAAATGGAGGATACAGGGCTCGAACCTGTGACCCCCTGCTTGTAAGGCAGATGCTCTCCCAACTGAGCTAATCCTCCAAAAGTGACCCGTGCGGGATTTGAACCCACGATACCAGCGTGAAAGGCTGGTGTCTTAACCACTTGACTAACGGGTCATATTAAGGAGGATTAGCTCAGTTGGGAGAGCATCTGCCTTACAAGCAGGGGGTCACAGGTTCGAGCCCTGTATCCTCCAGACCCGTTAGTCAAGTGGTTAAGACACCAGCCTTTCACGCTGGTATCGTGGGTTCAAATCCCGCACGGGTCAGGAGAGTTGTCCGAGCTGGCCGAAGGAGCATCATTG
The genomic region above belongs to Limosilactobacillus reuteri and contains:
- a CDS encoding tyrosine-type recombinase/integrase: MAQIYKRSGKWSVRIQWKDTEGKRFSKSKAGFATKALAKKWAAEMETNLNRGIHIEKKIAFSDYYEEWVNTYKQPKISSVTLNRYIIIGNLINDYFKEASIKEINRSKYQEFINKYGATHAIASVKKLNSIIRSCVQSAILDDYLLKDFTKGVTLAANTSKTMKVEYPNVTEIRKLLTTTINGITNRRYTSRYMIVTAIYTGMRKEEIQALTWNDIDFIHHTINIDKAWREVKGKDETDEHFNTHRFKPTKNESSTRKIKVNEKLLLLLKQLRNNSSSNLVFMDQFNTIPTSTALNKTLRQIMSDAKLSKKNFHFHSLRHSHVALLLSNGIDIYAISKRLGHNDITTTMNTYAYLIDEYKSKTDDKIVQVLSQF